TgaaaaaaggtaataataatttttctttgtgcttttggaCCTTTCTTTAAGGAAATGTGACATTTCGCCTACAGTTGAAATTCTAACTTGCTGCCACCACCCCGCACCCCGTAGAATTTCTTCCACCTGGCCTGTCTTTCCTCGGCTCACGGGGCTCCCCTGTGCTCCCAGGAGCTTGGCACCAGCTTAGCTTCTCAGAGCCCGTCATGAGGACTGTGGCCACCATGTTGGTCCCGTCCTGTCCTCATGGCATTTGCTCTCTTACCCTCTTAGGAAACCTGCCTCCTCCTTCACAGACCCTGTGGGTGAGCTGAGGGCCACTGTTCCCTTCCCCAGGGTGCAGCGTCTTTACCcgcttctctaatttttttttggctgcaccacgcggcatgtgggattttagttccccgaccagggattgaacccgtgccccctgcattggaagcttggaacccttaccactggaccgccaggaaagtccctttacCCGCTTCTCTAGGGCAGTCACAGCTGTTCCATGCTTCCAGAAAAAAGCGGCCTTCCACTATCAGTTGTACTACAGCTTATAAAACGAAACCGTTAAAATTCATAGTAATAGCTACCACTGCGGACCATGTGGGTCTCAGGCTTTTTAACTAAGCACGTGGTGTACACGGCTTCTTTTCATCCAACACTGCAGTTATGCACAGCTGGGGATGGTCCCGTTTAAAGTGAGTGAACTGAGGCCTAGTCAGACCAGCTGTCAGCACCAGTGTGCGCCTAGAATCATCTCTCCACCATGTGTAGCTGTTCTGCCACCACCAGAGGAGGAGGATATTCATTTGTCCGGCAGGATGGGCAATGGCATTCACACAGGGTCTCTTTCACCTTCCTGCCCCACAGCCCGGCTCccccaggtacaggaagcacctGGGTGGAGGCCTTCCTCAGCGGGGCCAGAGATGGCGTCCGTGGACTTCAAGACCTATGTGGACCAGGCCTGCCGTGCCGCTGAGGAGTTCGTGAACGTGTACTACACCACCATGGACAAGAGGCGGCGGCTGCTGTCCCGCCTGTACATGGGCACGGCCACCTTGGTGTGGAACGGCAACGCCGTTTCGGGACAAGAGTCCTTGAGTGAGTTTTTTGAGATGCTGCCTTCCAGTGAGTTCCAAATCAACGTGGTAGACTGCCAGCCCGTTCACGATGAAGCCACCCCGAGCCAGACCACGGTCCTCGTGGTGATCTGTGGGACAGTGAAGTTTGAGGGCAACAAACAGCGGGACTTCAACCAGAACTTCATCCTGACAGCCCAGGCCTCGCCCAGCAACACGGTGTGGAAGATTGCCAGTGACTGCTTCCGGTTCCAGGACTGGGCCTGCTAGTGGCGTGGGGAGACACCCCCAGACTGAACCCTGCGCTCCCTCGAGTCCCAGGGGCGCTTTTCTCGGCGTACACTTGTTTGTCATAGCTGCCTTTTCAAAGTAGtaaaattctctatttttctaCTTGCCCGGTAGAGACCCGGTCTCTGGAAATTCTGACGAATAAAATGATGATATGAACGTTGCTTCTTTTCCCCTCGCCTGATGTGTTTGGTaggttttgggggagggggagcaagaGAAGGAGGGTTAAAGGCAACAAGCTCAGCAGAAGGCACTGCAGAGGCTGAGGCCCAGGGCCGAGCACCTGCCCCAGGCACAGGTGTGCACACAGGTGTACGGGAGCCGGGCTCACAGCCTGCGCACACAGGAATCCGTTGGGACACTTTGAAAAATCACCAGGCTGCGCATCCCGGACCAAATACTTGTGAATATCTGAGGGTGGGGCTGGCGTTGGCATTTTACAAAAACAACCTAGCTGTCCATTAAGACACTTTAGAGCACATTAGAATCCCCTAAAGAGGTGCTGGGCCCTCCCTTAGCACCTGCGCTGGGAGTCACATGGATGAGAACAGGTGAGATACCTGGAGTTAGCTAATAATTGCTTGTAAGTGAAGCAGCTACACTGACTACTCCCTtacaaagaggaggaggagaactgCTTTTAAGAGGAAGAAGTactgaggtggggctggggggcatCAGAATTGGATGCTGGTTTTATTGACCCTGAGGACCAACCCTAACTGCATTTCTCCAaagtaaagaaagagaagaaaactagaaGTTTCCATCATCCTTTGATTAATAGATGAGATCTTGTGGACACATGGCTTCCCTGGGTAAATCTGTGACAAAAGGTTGGGCTAGGggtgtgggttaggattaggaatGGGGGAATTTGATGTGTAGGCTGCACAGATAGCAGGGACCTCTACCCTGGGGCTGTGGCGTCCGCTGGGGATGGCTGGGCAAGGTGGACATTGCTGCTGTGTCGAGAAGGATCTCACTCCCCTCTGATAGAGCAAAGGGCCCTGACCCTGGGGATTGGACGGAGAGCTGGTGGGACAGGAACAGGGCAGGAGGCAGGACAGAGGCTGCTGTACGGGGGGCAGCTTGTACTTAAGGGCAAGCCCTGGTCAGTTTCCCTGGCTGAGATGCAGGCCTGAGCCCGGAGCCCTGCCTGGGGATTGTCTCAGGCGCTGGGTGATTGGGCCCCTGGGAGAGGCTAAGAGGAAGGTGGACATGGTCCTCAGGGTTCATAGAGTTGCTAGGGGAGCAAGAACCCCCCCAGAGCAGGAGGTCCATCCTCCAAGGCCAGATCTCAGCAGTGTTGGGGGCCTCAGAAAACCCACTCAAGTGCCCCAGGAGAGAAAAGATCCCAGGTTCAGTGACAGCCAACTCCTCTTACAGAATGCTCCCTTCCAAAGGCTAATGACTGAGAAACTCAGGGGTGATGGAGGTGGGCATGGGGCCAGAGGGGCTCCAGCCCGGCTGAGGGGGTCCAGGCGCAGAGCCTTCTAACAATTGAGGCTTCGGGGTATTTAGGTTAATGCAGGACTGTCTTATCTACAAGTGAGCACGTGTCATCAGGGTGTCCCCACCGAAGGGCATGAACTGCCCTCTGACCCCATCCCACTGAGAGCTCGGTCAGACATCACTTACTCTGTGGGTGGACCGAGCAccctggtttgcccaggactggCGCTTCCCAGATGAGGCCGTCAATGCTATGATCAAGAAAGTCCCAGGAAAACCGGAACTAGCTGGTTACCCTACCCTCAGCCCAATTTCTGCCACAGACTAGTAAACTCTAAACAGTATGGTGGCTTCTAGAAATAGGCGAGGAGCGGAGTGGGGTGGGCCCATTAGTGCTGGGAGCAGGAGGGCATCAGGCTGTCCCACTGGGCCTGGTGAGCGGACATGTCCCCCAGCCACTTGAAGTGTGGCTCGTGTGACTGGGGCACTGGGTTTATACTTTATTCTAGTTAATTTCAACTTGAATAGCCATGGTGCTTGGTCCCTACTGTACTGGTGCAGGGATAAAGAGGAATGCTGGTCCGGAGACAGGTGGCTGGGAACTGGAAATGAGTGTGGCCGGGGCCTAGGCATAGGCCCAGGCGACAGAGGGGACACATGCCCCTTCTTAGCCGGAATGGGCCTCAGAACTGACCAGGTTGACATGAAGCACAGATCCCCGCTGCCATCTCCTAAGGAGAGAATTTTGTCCTGCCCATCAGGAGGCGAGGCCAGAAAGACCTTGTTCCTCGATTTCCCAAGCACATCAGTGTTACTGAACTCAGCTCCAGATGCTCAATGCTTGAAAATCAATACTCGAGAGGGAAGTGTTggtagaaatggaaatttttttttttttgcagtacgcgggcctctcactgttgtggcctcgcctgttgcggagcacaggctccggacgcacaggctcagcagccatggctcacgggcccagccgctccgtggcatgtgggatcctcccggaccggggcacgaacccgtgtaccctgcatcggcaggcggactctcaaccactgcaccaccagggaagccccggaaaatGTTGTTTTGATCAGAAAGATGGCAATCTGGAGAGAAGGCAGACTCGTGTCCTGGAAATCCACCTCTAAAGATGCTGCTCCGCCAtgaaaggttgttttttttttaaattcttctttttaaattaatttattttttatttatttttttggctgtgttgggtcttcgttgctgtgcgtgggctttctctagttgcagcgagcgggggctactcttcgatgcggtgcacaggcttctcatcacagtggcttctctttttgtggagcacgggctctaggtgcatgggcttcagtagttgtggcacgtgggctcagtagttgtatcacgccagctctagagcgcaggctcagtagttgtggcacatgggcttagttgctctgcggcatgtgggatcttcctggaccagggatcaaacccgtgtcccttgtattggcaggcggattcttaaccactgcaccaccagggaagtccctgccatgaaagttttaaagagaaaaggggaCGTAATGTCAGTTAATCATGGAGCCAGGGTATCAGACTCGTAGCCATCTCCCACAGTGTGCAGGCTTGTCAACTCCTcatgatctttattttttattttaaaaaattttttggccgcaccatgcagctggcaggatcttagctcctcgaccagggatgtaacccaggccccggcagtgaaagtgccaagtcctaaccactggagcaccaggggaTTCCCAGCGTGATCTTTTCTTTAGATGCTGTCTTGTTCACAGTTTATTTATGCCATTACTGAGGGGAAGTTAGGGAATAGATCTGTACACCTGttaattcttcttcatttttatttctttgatctacggaaagaaccaacaggttaggcaaggtaCTGTGTGATCAGAATTCGATAGGTGTGCTAGGGCAGGAGATGAGTAGAACATAGGGGCGCCTAGTTTAAGGTTAGTGacaatatagctttgctaaagtgacaagacaaaagggTGCCCCTTCGGAGAGCTCTTTCCTGCCAAAAGCTGCTTACATCAGCATCTCACCTGCTTCCTCCTTGAAATGAGGCACAAGATGGGCTTGAAACTTCTCCGGGAAAACCACCCTAAAGTAAATATAGATGCAACTTGGATCCAGACATGAAGACACTCCCTGCCTGTCCTCTGCCACCGTCCTGCTTGCGGCCTTGCAATTACTGTTGAGTTGTGGCCTCCCGGTTCGGAGAGGTAGGTGTGACAGGGGATGGGTCAGTCGGCTTATTTACCGTGACTTGTATGAAGTGTGAACATTGCCTTCTAACTAAGGCCAGGTGGGAGGGGAAAGGACAAGGCTTTAACCTGAATCTCCTGCTTTAGCCTGAAGATGAGCTATTTCACGGTCTCTCTAAGGAATGGTgtgcacgtatgtgtgtgtgcacgcctgCTGCAGCTCTTCTTGCACTCCTCTCCTGCAGACCCAGCCAAGGCAACtaggccctcccctccccccaggtgtCCCCTCCCTCAAACACTCCCCCAGCCAACCCCAAACACACAAGCCTGTTGTGGTTTTATTCAGAATTTCAGAACCAGGGCCTTCTATAGCAAAGATCGTTAAAAGCTAGCATTCAGGCCTGCACTTCAGCACAGCAGGGGCTCGCAGTCCCTCAGAAGGGGGCTTGAAAAGAAGAGGCAGACCTGTCCGTGATACGAATATGAAACAATCTGAGTTTCTTTGGTAGTCAGAAAACGAAGTTCAAACACTTTGTGGAATATTGACAACAGTTGTCACAGGCAGCGAGAACAACATCCCAAGAACTGCTCAAGGTACTTCGCACCATTTtcaacctcattttacagatgaggaaactgctttgtgttttttttgttttgttttgtttttttaaagattccatatagGCTTGCTCTGTTTGCACGGACCTTCTGGAAGGATTGGCAAAAACGTAAGGACAGCTGCCCTTAGGGATTGGGTTCTAGGGTTTTAACGTGGAGACAAGGCATTTGCTGCCGCATGTCCTTGGACTTCATTTTTTATACAGTGCGCccatcttgttttttaaattaaaagctcACTTAAGAATCAGGACTCTGTTTTCGCTGCCAGAAGTAAGGGGTATTCAAGTTGTGGGCTCCTCGAGGAGTGGCCTTTTCCCCCACAGAGTGGCCAACCTGTGCCTGACCTGACCAGTGAAGTCTCCAAGTAGATGCTGCTTTGAAACATCCTGAGTTCTCGCAAAAATggatgttttaaaacatttaaaaatcaccacCTAGGCTTGTGAGAAGTTAGTGTAAAGTCCGGATATTTTGCCCAAATTGAAGGCAGGTGAAGACGTGCCCAAACTCAGACTCTTGATGGAGCCCCAGCTGCCCTAATACGCTTGGCCTGACCCACCGGAACCCGACCTCGCAGTGCACCGCACAGCCGAGACCGCGCAAGAAAACCTCGCCCGCCCTGCCGCCGCGACGCCGCCCAGAGGGTTGGAGGGAAGGCCGGGCTGACCCACCCAAATCGTGCGACCACCAGCCCGAGGCCTGGACGTAAGAGCCGCCTCCGTGCATCCGCCGGCCACTAAGGCGCGCTTCCGCGCGCACGCAAGGCGGCTGACATCATCATCAAGCGACGGCCCAGGACCAATCGGAAGATTGACTGTGACAATCTGAGATTATGACAGCCAGTGGGCGGTGAGTGCCTCGGAATCTgaggccccagccccgcccctccaAAGCGTCGGGTGGGCGGGGCACAGCTTCTCCGCCCCTCCCTGGGCAGTTTAGAATTTGATGTGGCGAGTTCCTTCCGGTCTGGTTCTATAGATTTGCTTTTAAATCAGATCATTTCCTGGGTAAAATAGCGTACCTTCTTTATTCATTATAATATAGTGAGCATTGCATCAAACAATTCAACATTTTTCCAGCtttaagtataattgacaaattgtCCATCTTTAAAGTGtacatgatgatttgataaacATATACATTGTGGAATGATTACAAGttccattaaacattttttaaaatgtgcatggatatattataaattattcagTTGTCTCCTTTTGGGCGAGTAGATGGTTTCCAAATTTTCACTAACATAATTACCTGAAAGTTGTTCACTCCACTTCCTCAGGATGGCTACAGGGCATTACTTGGAGATAAACATCTATTCCAACTGCTCCTGAGACTGCATTTCCCATGCAAACTTCTGCAACATCACAGGTTATGTTTAACTTCGGGTCAATTTGTTGTATTCATTGGTTTATCATTGCTTTTTATAGTATTCTCTTGTCTCTGCCATGTGTACACGTATGTGAGTTGTCTTTGTTCTTTGTTAGTTTTGCATTGGGCTGttggtgtttttttccttgttttccaaAGCTTCTTTGAATAGCCTGATGTACTTCCTACTTCGGAACCTGATCAGGTAGCATTTCTAAAGGGAACTGaagataaaacttaaaataatcatatccAGTTTCTTCACTTGGTCAATCACTAAAGCTATTATGACCCTAAATAAAGAAGTCCTTTCAGCACTGAACGCTAACTAACTTGGGCAGAACACAGAATCCTGGCTGCTCTTTTCCACATATGCTGCTTCTACGTCTACTTGGACTTCTAGCACATTCTAAATACTTCGTGTGCTCTTTTAAACACTTAGGATCCTTGTTAGTGACAAAGTAAGACTGCAGTGGTGTTACGTTTTATATGAAATTGTCCTATAAAAAGCGGCGCATCACCTATTTTGACATTCTGTGTTGAAGCAAAGTTGATTTCAAAGCATTTGTGGCCAGATTAAGTTTATCCAAATGTGATGCTCATGATAAGAGgatatatgttttttttgttttgtttttgcggtacacgggcctctcaccgttgtggcttctcccgttgaggagcacaggctctggacgcgcaggctcagtggccatggctcacgggcccagccgctccgcggcatgtgggatcttcccagactggggcatgaacccgtgtcccctgcatcagcaggcggactctcaaccactgcgccaccagggaagcccatagatcCCTGGGCTTTTGTGAGAAGTCCTCCCATGTCCCCCCAGCATCTTAGAAACCACAACTTCTCGGTGTTCACTTTTGCACTCATGCAAACCAGACATGGAATTTCTAGGATGCTATTTAATCACACCCTCTCTAGTTCCCTTTTGACGTTTACCTGATCTGACAGGAGACAGCTCTATTTTGCTGTAGCTGGGGAGGCACGTGGTCTGCGCAGAGCTGAGCTGTGGAGGTTGTACCCTGGCTCTGTCTTGCtctctgtgtgatcttgggtaagttggctaacctccctgtgcctcagtctcctcatctgtataatgggggtaataatactaccccccacacacacacacagagttttgtgAGAAGTGACTAATACTAGTAACTGGGGGTGGGTAGTAGTGACCCACCTTCTGTAACCATCAAGCACATTCTGTTCTTATTATCCTGAGACTTGGGACCAGTTTGGGGGAAGTTGCAGGGAGGAGATCCTTTTGCAGGAGGAAGTCGGGGCCCCACGTGCGGGAGGGCAGGAGAGTCGTAGGCTGGAGAAAGACTAAATTCAGTGTGTGCACCTGGGGCTGAGCCCAGCCTCCAGGAACTGAGATGGCTTCTGGAAATCCTCCTGAGATGGGGAGTGACAGCAGGATCCACTTCTGGGTGCACCTGGAGGTAGGAAGAGCCCATAGGTGTGTGAGGAGGGCAGGGCTGTTCTGGAACCAGCAGAGTCCTGCCGTGTTTTTTAGCTGCAGCAGAAAGTAGAGATTGTATGCGTTTGTACAAACCAGAAGCTAGAAAGTAGGGCGGGAAAGATGGCAGAACTGCTTTGTCCTGTTTGGGCTCCACTGTGAATAGCGGCCGACCCACTTCCCCAAGGTCTGGCTTGTGTGCTGACTACACCCAGGGAGGTCAAGTGGGCACAGTGCCAGGTATCACCATAGGTGGCAGGGAGGGCGGGTGGCATGTGCCCTGCATCGAGGAGGAGCCAGGCCCAGGCAAGCTGAGCACCATCTTCTGCCACGCGGCCTCCAGGCTTCCTGGCCCCGGGCTCCTTCTACCAGTGACACTGGGTCCATCAGGGCAAGGCCTCCCA
This portion of the Pseudorca crassidens isolate mPseCra1 chromosome 15, mPseCra1.hap1, whole genome shotgun sequence genome encodes:
- the NXT1 gene encoding NTF2-related export protein 1 isoform X1 — protein: MVPFKVSELRPSQTSCQHQCAPRIISPPCVAVLPPPEEEDIHLSGRMGNGIHTGSLSPSCPTARLPQVQEAPGWRPSSAGPEMASVDFKTYVDQACRAAEEFVNVYYTTMDKRRRLLSRLYMGTATLVWNGNAVSGQESLSEFFEMLPSSEFQINVVDCQPVHDEATPSQTTVLVVICGTVKFEGNKQRDFNQNFILTAQASPSNTVWKIASDCFRFQDWAC
- the NXT1 gene encoding NTF2-related export protein 1 isoform X2, whose translation is MASVDFKTYVDQACRAAEEFVNVYYTTMDKRRRLLSRLYMGTATLVWNGNAVSGQESLSEFFEMLPSSEFQINVVDCQPVHDEATPSQTTVLVVICGTVKFEGNKQRDFNQNFILTAQASPSNTVWKIASDCFRFQDWAC